A segment of the Cytophagia bacterium CHB2 genome:
GCATCATCCGCAGGCACGTGAAACTGGCGTTGCAAAAAATCTTTCCGCTCCTTGTCGCGCCGGTTGATTTCCTGTAGGGCTTTCTTTTCATCGCAACTCAGCTCGTGCATGACGCGCACGCAACGCAACGCCAACGGCGCAGTGACGCGCACACGCAAACCCGCCTCCGGCGGCAAAACAAAATTGGCGCCGCGGCCGAGAATCACGGCATTGCCGTTGTGCGCCAGGCTCAACAGCACTTGCGAGAGATGATAGAGATATTGCGTGTTGTCGAAACGCTGGCCGGTGAAGAGATTGCGGAGATAGGTATCCATGGCATTTTGACGATG
Coding sequences within it:
- a CDS encoding cytidylate kinase-like family protein yields the protein MDTYLRNLFTGQRFDNTQYLYHLSQVLLSLAHNGNAVILGRGANFVLPPEAGLRVRVTAPLALRCVRVMHELSCDEKKALQEINRRDKERKDFLQRQFHVPADDACAYDVTINTAQIEMTAAADLLIRLVEAKLKPVESRAEA